The region AACTAGGCCGCCACCGATGATCAGGAGATCGTGTTTTTGAGGCTGTGGATCGGACATAGGGAACTGTAACTCTCAGTATGGATTTGCGAACTGTATGTGAGACCCCTAGAGGGACAGGTGTGACCCAAGCAAGAATGTTCAAGTCTTTTGGTGCCTTTTGGCTGCTGTTGTCGCTGCTCGGCATGCTGGCGCTGGACACTGCCGCGCGCGCGCAGGATAACAATCTTGTCGGCAGCTTGCATGCAGAGGGACCAGCCGTTGCAGGCGAAACGTTGACGCTGGCGATCCATTTTGAACCGGTATCGGAAGAATGGCACGGCTATTGGTCTAATCCCGGCGATGCCGGGCTGGGCATGGCGCTGGACTGGGAACTGCCCGAAGGCTGGCAAGCGGGCGAGCCGCTGTACCCTGTCCCTCAGAAACTCTCGATCTCCGGTCTGATGAACCACGTCTACAAAGGCGCATATGCAGTCCTGGTGCCGATCAGCGTTTCTGCTGATTACGTTCCAACAGGACCTTTGCCCATTGCGGCAAAAGGCGAATGGCTTGCCTGCACCGATGCGATCTGTGTCCCTGAACAGGGGCGGATGACCACCATCATTCCGGCCGAAGACAGCTCGTTCACGCCCGACCAGCGCTTTGCCATGTGGCGCGCAGCGATTGCACCTCCGCTTGATCGTGAGGGCACATACGAACTTACAGCGGGCACTTTGCGCATAGCGATCCCGATCCCGGCGACGATGAGTCTCAGCGCGCCGCATGTCTTTGTAAGCAACACCCGCGTGGTCGATTATGCTGCGTCGCAGACTTTCCGGCGCAATGGCGATGTGTTGGTCGCTGAAATCCCGCGCAAAGGCCGCGGCGATTTCGAGACACTCGAAGGCATTCTGGCGCTTGGCGATGGCAATGGGATTCGCTTTGCCGCGCAGGCGGGCGAAGTACCGGCAGGCGGCGAATTGATCGCCGGACAGCCAGCCAGCACGCCGCCGATGTGGACGCTGATCCTGGGTGCGTTGGTAGGCGGATTGATCCTCAACATTATGCCATGTGTGTTCCCGATCTTGAGCTTGAAAGCGATCAGCCTGGCGCGCGCCGGTGAAAGCGAAGCACAAGCGCGCAGTGAAGGCATCGCCTACACGGCTGGCGTGGTGCTGGCCTGTGTGGCTCTGGGCGGCGTGATGCTGGCGCTACGCTCGGCGGGCGAGCAGGTAGGCTGGGCATTCCAGTTACAAAGCCCGAGTGTTGTCGTCGTCCTGCTGATACTGGCGGCAGTCATAACAGCAAACTTTGCAGGTGTGTTCGTGCTGCCCTCGCTTTCATTCACGCGTAGCGGCGAGCCGGCAAGCGCCTTTGCAACCGGCTTGCTGGCAGCCTTCGCGGCAACGCCTTGCACCGGACCATTTATGGCGGTGGCATTGGGCGCGGCACTGCTATTGCCCCCCTTGCAGGCCTTGCTGCTGTTTGCGGCCTTGGGGCTGGGGCTTGCCCTGCCATTCCTGCTGATCGGTTTTGTCCCGGCGCTGCGCCGGATGTTGCCCAAACCCGGCGGATGGATGAACACATTTCGCCGCGTGATGGCGATCCCGATGGGGTTGACCGCGCTCGCGCTGGTGTGGCTGACACAGCAGCTGGGCGGACGCGGCTTTGCGATGTTTGCTCTGATCGTCGTGTTCGGCGTGATCATGGCGCTGTGGGTGATCGGCAAGCTTCAGCAGCGAGGCAAGATGGCATGGCCCGCATTTGGGCTTATCTCAGCACCATTTCTTGTGTTTGGAGCCTTTGCGCTTCCGTCTGCCTATGCCGAGCAAAGCTCGAGCACTGCTGAGTCAATCCTCAGCCCG is a window of Altererythrobacter rubellus DNA encoding:
- a CDS encoding protein-disulfide reductase DsbD family protein, whose protein sequence is MFKSFGAFWLLLSLLGMLALDTAARAQDNNLVGSLHAEGPAVAGETLTLAIHFEPVSEEWHGYWSNPGDAGLGMALDWELPEGWQAGEPLYPVPQKLSISGLMNHVYKGAYAVLVPISVSADYVPTGPLPIAAKGEWLACTDAICVPEQGRMTTIIPAEDSSFTPDQRFAMWRAAIAPPLDREGTYELTAGTLRIAIPIPATMSLSAPHVFVSNTRVVDYAASQTFRRNGDVLVAEIPRKGRGDFETLEGILALGDGNGIRFAAQAGEVPAGGELIAGQPASTPPMWTLILGALVGGLILNIMPCVFPILSLKAISLARAGESEAQARSEGIAYTAGVVLACVALGGVMLALRSAGEQVGWAFQLQSPSVVVVLLILAAVITANFAGVFVLPSLSFTRSGEPASAFATGLLAAFAATPCTGPFMAVALGAALLLPPLQALLLFAALGLGLALPFLLIGFVPALRRMLPKPGGWMNTFRRVMAIPMGLTALALVWLTQQLGGRGFAMFALIVVFGVIMALWVIGKLQQRGKMAWPAFGLISAPFLVFGAFALPSAYAEQSSSTAESILSPRPFSEAALAEARASGKPVFVWFTADWCVTCKVNEGVAIERETTKAAFEEAGVIAMVGDWTRRDAEISMFLNKQGAAGVPLYLWYEPGQEAEQLPQVLTPDMLIQRAMRDNPQ